A stretch of Aphelocoma coerulescens isolate FSJ_1873_10779 chromosome 1A, UR_Acoe_1.0, whole genome shotgun sequence DNA encodes these proteins:
- the ELAPOR2 gene encoding endosome/lysosome-associated apoptosis and autophagy regulator family member 2, giving the protein MMLLRMLRMRRAGAERGYPGSAWVCCWLLGWQAAALQLPPCEETDYHFEYTECDSSGSRWRVAVPNPSVECSGLPDPVKGKECTFSCASGEYLEMKNQVCSKCAEGTYSLGSGIKFDEWDELPAGFSNVATFMDTAVGSSESKADSCNNSSWTPRGNYIESNRDDCTVSLIYAVHLKKSGSVFFEYQYIDNNIFFEFFIQNDQCKEMESTADKWVKLTDNGEWGSHSVTLKSGSNILYWRTTGILMGSKVVKPVLVKNITIEGVAYTSECFACKPGTFSDKPGASGCQVCPRDTYSEKGAKECTKCKEEMYYADEGSSVCIERPPCTSKDFFQIHTPCDKEGKTQIMYKWIEPKICREDLPNALTLPPSGERQECPPCNPGFYNNASSSCTPCPPGTFSDGTQECKACPAGTEPALGFEYKWWNILPGNMKTSCFNVGNSKCDGMNGWEVAGDHIQSGAGGSDNDYLILNLHIPGFKPPTSVTGATGSELGRITFIFETICSADCVLYFMADVNRKNTNVVESWERSKEKQSYTHIISKNASFTFTWAFQRINEGQDSRQFINDMAKIYSITVTNAVDGVASSCRACALGSEQSGSSCVPCPPGHYIKKETSECKECPDNTFLSIHQVYGREACIPCGPGSKSTKDHSACFSDCLVSYIKDNQSLNYNFSSLSKVGSLMSGPSFTSRGTKFFHFFNISLCGNEGKKMAICTDNITDVTLKDMVAESEDFSNFVGAFVCQSTIIPSDSKGFRTALALQSNSLADRFLGATVETMLENISIKADMFPPSPSKIPDVHFFYKSSTVTTSCENGRATVVTMRCNPNKPDQGELSVPSSCPAGTCDGCTFYFVWESAEACPLCTEQDYHEIEGACKKGFQETLYVWNEPKHCIKGVPLPEKRTSTCETVDFWLKVGAGVGAFTAVLLIALTCYFWKKNQKLEYKYSKLVMTTNSKECELPAADSCAIMEGEDNEEEIVYSNKQSLLGKLKSLATKEKEDNFESVQLKSSRSQNI; this is encoded by the exons CTTTCTCCTGTGCCTCTGGTGAGTACCTGGAGATGAAGAACCAGGTGTGCAGCAAATGTGCAGAGGGGACCTACTCGCTGGGCAGCGGGATCAAGTTTGACGAGTGGGATGAGCTGCCAGCAGGATTCTCCAACGTGGCGACTTTCATGGACACGGCCGTTGGCTCATCGGAGAGCAAAGCCGACAGTTGCAACAA CTCTTCATGGACGCCTCGAGGGAATTACATAGAGTCAAACAGGGATGACTGTACAGTTTCTCTCATCTACGCTGTGCACCTGAAGAAATCCGGCTCTGTCTTCTTTGAATACCAGTATATTGACAACAACATCTTCTTTGAATTTTTT ATACAAAATGACCAGTGCAAAGAAATGGAGTCCACAGCAGACAAATGGGTGAAGCTCACAGACAACGGGGAATGGGGCTCTCATTCT GTAACTCTGAAATCAGGTAGCAATATATTATACTGGAGAACAACAGGGATTCTCATGGGCTCCAAAGTAGTAAAACCAGTTTTAGTGAAGAACATCACAATTGAAG GAGTTGCGTACACATCTGAATGCTTCGCGTGCAAGCCTGGTACCTTCAGTGACAAACCAGGTGCATCTGgctgccaggtgtgcccacgaGACACTTATTCTGAGAAAGGGGCTAAAGAGTGCACCAAGTGTAAAGAAGAAATGTATTATGCAG ATGAGGGATCCAGTGTGTGTATAGAGCGACCTCCATGCACAAGCAAAGATTTTTTCCAGATCCATACCCCATGTGATAAGGAGGGAAAA ACTCAGATCATGTACAAGTGGATTGAACCCAAGATCTGCAGAGAGGATCTCCCCAATGCATTGACCCTACCGCCTTCTGGAGAGAGGCAGGAATGTCCACCCTGCAATCCTGGCTTTTACAACAACGCCTCATCTTCCTGTACTCCCTGCCCACCAGGCACATTTTCGGATGGGACACAGG AGTGCAaagcctgccctgctgggactgAACCAGCTCTTGGGTTTGAGTACAAGTGGTGGAACATCCTGCCAGGAAACATGAAGACATCTTGCTTTAATGTTGGCAACTCGAAGTGTGATGGGATGAATG GTTGGGAGGTGGCTGGTGATCACATCCAGAGTGGTGCAGGAGGCTCTGACAATGATTATCTTATCTTGAACTTGCACATCCCAGGATTTAA ACCTCCGACATCAGTGACAGGAGCAACTGGGTCAGAACTCGGACggattacttttatttttgagaCCATCTGTTCAGCAGATTGTGTGCTGTACTTTATGGCA GATGTTAATCGAAAAAATACCAATGTGGTGGAATCATGGGAAAGAagtaaagaaaaacaatcctACACTCACATCATCTCCAAAAATGCTTCCTTCACTTTCACCTGGGCCTTTCAGAGAATAAACGAGGGCCAAGAT AGCAGACAGTTCATCAATGACATGGCCAAGATCTACTCCATCACGGTGACCAACGCAGTGGATGGAGTCGCTTCTTCTTGCCGGGCCTGTGCCCTGGGCTCCGAGCAGTCTGGCTCATCCTGCGTGCCCTGCCCGCCAGGACACTACATCAAGAAAGAGACCAGCGAGTGCAAGGAGTGTCCGGACAACACCTTCCTGTCCATCCACCAGGTGTATGGCAGGGAGGCCTGCATCCCATGTGGGCCTGGCAGCAAGAGCACCAAG GACCACTCTGCATGCTTCAGTGACTGCCTGGTGTCCTACATCAAGGATAACCAGAGCCTGAATTACAATTTTAGCAGCCTCAGCAAGGTGGGCTCATTGATGAGTGGACCCAGCTTCACTTCCCGAGGGACCaagttcttccatttctttAACATCAGCCTGTGTGGGAATGAG GGGAAGAAGATGGCAATTTGCACTGACAATATCACAGATGTTACTCTGAAGGACATGGTTGCAGAATCAGAAGATTTTTCCAATTTTGTGGGAGCTTTTGTGTGTCAGTCCACCATCATCCCATCAGACAGCAAAGGTTTTCGAacagccctggctctgcagtCCAACAGCCTTGCTGACAGGTTCTTAG GAGCTACTGTTgaaacaatgctggaaaatATCAGCATCAAGGCAGATATGTTTCCTCCCTCTCCAAGCAAAATTCCGGATGTGCATTTCTTTTACAA GTCTTCAACAGTGACAACCTCCTGTGAAAATGGCCGCGCCACTGTTGTGACAATGAGATGCAACCCCAACAAACCAGACCAAGGAGAGCTTTCTGTGCCCAG CTCCTGCCCCGCGGGCACCTGCGATGGATGCACTTTCTACTTTGTATGGGAAAGTGCAGAAGCTTGTCCTCTCTGCACAGAGCAAGACTACCATGAGATTGAGGGAGCCTGCAAAAAAGGATTTCAG gAAACCTTGTATGTATGGAATGAGCCAAAGCATTGCATCAAAGGAGTTCCCTTGCCAGAAAAAAGGACCAGCACTTGTGAAACAGTGGATTTTTGGCTTAAAGTTGGAGCTGGTGTTGGTGCTTTCACAGCCGTTCTGCTCATTGCCTTGACTTGCTATTTTTGGAAGAAGAACCAGAA GCTGGAGTATAAATATTCCAAATTAGTGATGACAACGAACTCAAAAGAGTGTGAACTGCCAGCTGCTGACAGCTGTGCTATAATGGAAGGAGAAGATAATGAAGAAGAAATAGTATATTCAAATAAGCAGTCACTGCTGGGAAAGCTCAAGTCCTTGGCAACAAAG gaaaaggaagataATTTTGAATCTGTTCAGTTGAAATCTTCAAGATCCCAGAATATATGA